In the Taeniopygia guttata chromosome 12, bTaeGut7.mat, whole genome shotgun sequence genome, one interval contains:
- the MTMR14 gene encoding phosphatidylinositol-3,5-bisphosphate 3-phosphatase MTMR14 isoform X1: MTPGAGGRGASRAGGSGGRDDGPAAAVSGAGMAAAAARGCPPAGSGDRSLAELLLEFSRAQYRAKDGGGAAAAKVERIERRCLELFGRDYRYSVIPNVHGEVCAHYPRHIVFLERDAGASRDSCESTVQVGKLQDLINRSKMARCRGRFVCPVILYKGKHICRSATLAGWGELYGRTGYNYIFSGGSDDAWADAEDISEEDSALRNADSQLFDKVRGHDIKLLRYLSVRYICDLMVENKKVKFGLNVTSSEKVDKAQRYADFTLLSIPYPGCEFFKDYKDRDYTAEGLIFNWKQDYVDAPLSIPVSLTQSLNIDWSEYQSWDLVQQTQNYLKLLISIINSDDDSGLLVHCISGWDRTPLFISLLRLSLWADGLIHTSLEPSEILYLTVAYDWFLFGHMLVDRLSKGEEIFFFCFNFLKHITSEEFSALKSQRRKSLPPGFTLEEICMLKQRDRGSTTSLSSDFSLGMESSPGAAGSFTYEAVELMPAGSQAQAAWRKSCASSPQAVLWSRAQQSEDRLPSTGMVEVKSSSSSSSTHSDNFLRIGSSPLEVPRSRSADHSLPGSSVSTDFGSWQMVTGCGSIREQAILNADASLPCSFPDEFSNTCLLVSASDRESRLEEVRSAFLASYSRTIGLKAVPPNPSGAIGGLLEQFVRGVGLRGSSTL; encoded by the exons ATGACGCCGGGAGCGGGCGGAAGGGGCGCGTCGCGGGCGGGCGGAAGCGGCGGGCGGGACGATGGGCCCGCGGCGGCGGTGAGCGGCGCGggcatggcggcggcggcggcccgcGGCTGCCCCCCGGCGGGCTCCGGGGACCGCTCCCTGgccgagctgctgctggagttcTCCCGGGCACAGTACCGCGCCAAGGACGGCGGCGGTGCCGCCGCTGCCAAG GTGGAGCGGATCGAGCGGCGGTGCCTGGAGCTCTTCGGCCGCGATTATCGCTACAGCGTGATCCCCAACGTGCACGGCGAGGTCTGCGCCCACTACCCGCGGCACATCGTCTTCCTGGAGCGCGACGCCGGCGCCAGCCGTGATTC gtgtgagagcactgtgcaggTTGGCAAGCTGCAGGACCTCATCAACCGGAGTAAGATGGCCAGGTGTAGAGGACGCTTTGTTTGCCCAGTCATTCTGTACAAGGGAAAG CATATTTGCAGATCAGCAACACTGGCCGGCTGGGGAGAGCTCTATGGGCGCACTGGCTACAACTATATCTTCTCTG GAGGTTCTGATGATGCTTGGGCAGATGCAGAAGACATTTCCGAGGAAGACTCTGCACTTAG AAATGCAGATTCCCAGCTGTTTGACAAGGTCAGAGGGCACGACATCAAGCTGCTTCGATACCTGTCTGTCCGATACATCTGTGACCTGATGGTGGAAAACAAGAAGGTGAAATTTGGCTTGAA CGTGACGTCTTCTGAGAAGGTGGACAAAGCTCAACGTTATGCTGATTTCACTCTTCTCTCCATCCCATATCCAG GCTGTGAATTTTTTAAGGACTACAAAGACCGGGATTATACAGCTGAAGGTCTCATATTTAACTGGAAACAG GACTATGTAGATGCTCCATTAAGTATCCCAGTCTCTCTGACCCAATCTCTGAATATTGATTGGAGCGAGTACCAG agctgggaccTCGTTCAACAGACACAGAACTACCTGAAGCTGCTGATCTCCATTATCAATAGTGATG ATGACAGCGGGCTCCTGGTGCACTGTATATCCGGCTGGGATCGAACGCCTCTCTTCATCTCCTTATTGCGCCTCTCCTTGTGGGCT GATGGGCTGATCCACACGTCCCTGGAGCCATCCGAGATTCTCTACCTGACAGTGGCCTATGACTGGTTTCTCTTTGG GCACATGTTAGTCGATCGACTCAGTAAAGGAGAAGAG attttctttttctgcttcaatTTTCTGAAGCACATCACCTCTGAGGAGTTCTCTGCTCTGAAGTCACAGAG AAGGAAGAGTTTGCCACCTGGCTTCACCCTGGAAGAGATCTGCATGCTCA AGCAGAGAGACCGCGGCAGCACCACAAGCCTGAGCAGTGACTTCTCCCTGGGGATGGAAAGttcccctggagcagctgggagcttCACCTATGAAGCAGTGGAGCTGATGCCAGCAGGATCACAGGCTCAAGCAGCATG GAGGAAGAGCTGTGCATCGTCACCGCAAGCCGTGctctggagcagagcacagcagtcTGAAGACAGGCTGCCTTCCACTGGGATGGTTGAAGTCAAGTCCTCCAGCTCTTCCTCATCAACCCATTCTGATAACTTCCTGAGGATTGGAAGCAGCCCACTAGAAGTGCCCAGAtccag ATCGGCGGACCATTCTCTGCCCGGATCTTCCGTTTCCACAGACTTTGGCAGCTGGCAGATGGTGACAGGGTGTGGCAGTATTCGGGAGCAGGCAATCCTGAACGCAGACGCCTCTCTCCCTTGCAGCTTCCCGGATGAGTTCTCTAACACTTGCCT acTGGTGTCAGCGAGTGACCGTGAGTCTCGTCTGGAGGAAGTGCGTTCTGCCTTTCTAGCAAGCTACAGCCGGACCATCGGCCTAAAGGCCGTGCCCCCCAACCCCTCAGGGGCCATCGGTGGCCTCCTCGAGCAGTTTGTGCGGGGCGTGGGActgagaggcagcagcaccctcTGA
- the MTMR14 gene encoding phosphatidylinositol-3,5-bisphosphate 3-phosphatase MTMR14 isoform X4: MTPGAGGRGASRAGGSGGRDDGPAAAVSGAGMAAAAARGCPPAGSGDRSLAELLLEFSRAQYRAKDGGGAAAAKVERIERRCLELFGRDYRYSVIPNVHGEVCAHYPRHIVFLERDAGASRDSCESTVQVGKLQDLINRSKMARCRGRFVCPVILYKGKHICRSATLAGWGELYGRTGYNYIFSGGSDDAWADAEDISEEDSALRNADSQLFDKVRGHDIKLLRYLSVRYICDLMVENKKVKFGLNVTSSEKVDKAQRYADFTLLSIPYPGCEFFKDYKDRDYTAEGLIFNWKQDYVDAPLSIPVSLTQSLNIDWSEYQSWDLVQQTQNYLKLLISIINSDDDSGLLVHCISGWDRTPLFISLLRLSLWADGLIHTSLEPSEILYLTVAYDWFLFGHMLVDRLSKGEEIFFFCFNFLKHITSEEFSALKSQRRKSLPPGFTLEEICMLKQRDRGSTTSLSSDFSLGMESSPGAAGSFTYEAVELMPAGSQAQAAWRKSCASSPQAVLWSRAQQSEDRLPSTGMVEVKSSSSSSSTHSDNFLRIGSSPLEVPRSRLEKTGCWWQAEIGIC, translated from the exons ATGACGCCGGGAGCGGGCGGAAGGGGCGCGTCGCGGGCGGGCGGAAGCGGCGGGCGGGACGATGGGCCCGCGGCGGCGGTGAGCGGCGCGggcatggcggcggcggcggcccgcGGCTGCCCCCCGGCGGGCTCCGGGGACCGCTCCCTGgccgagctgctgctggagttcTCCCGGGCACAGTACCGCGCCAAGGACGGCGGCGGTGCCGCCGCTGCCAAG GTGGAGCGGATCGAGCGGCGGTGCCTGGAGCTCTTCGGCCGCGATTATCGCTACAGCGTGATCCCCAACGTGCACGGCGAGGTCTGCGCCCACTACCCGCGGCACATCGTCTTCCTGGAGCGCGACGCCGGCGCCAGCCGTGATTC gtgtgagagcactgtgcaggTTGGCAAGCTGCAGGACCTCATCAACCGGAGTAAGATGGCCAGGTGTAGAGGACGCTTTGTTTGCCCAGTCATTCTGTACAAGGGAAAG CATATTTGCAGATCAGCAACACTGGCCGGCTGGGGAGAGCTCTATGGGCGCACTGGCTACAACTATATCTTCTCTG GAGGTTCTGATGATGCTTGGGCAGATGCAGAAGACATTTCCGAGGAAGACTCTGCACTTAG AAATGCAGATTCCCAGCTGTTTGACAAGGTCAGAGGGCACGACATCAAGCTGCTTCGATACCTGTCTGTCCGATACATCTGTGACCTGATGGTGGAAAACAAGAAGGTGAAATTTGGCTTGAA CGTGACGTCTTCTGAGAAGGTGGACAAAGCTCAACGTTATGCTGATTTCACTCTTCTCTCCATCCCATATCCAG GCTGTGAATTTTTTAAGGACTACAAAGACCGGGATTATACAGCTGAAGGTCTCATATTTAACTGGAAACAG GACTATGTAGATGCTCCATTAAGTATCCCAGTCTCTCTGACCCAATCTCTGAATATTGATTGGAGCGAGTACCAG agctgggaccTCGTTCAACAGACACAGAACTACCTGAAGCTGCTGATCTCCATTATCAATAGTGATG ATGACAGCGGGCTCCTGGTGCACTGTATATCCGGCTGGGATCGAACGCCTCTCTTCATCTCCTTATTGCGCCTCTCCTTGTGGGCT GATGGGCTGATCCACACGTCCCTGGAGCCATCCGAGATTCTCTACCTGACAGTGGCCTATGACTGGTTTCTCTTTGG GCACATGTTAGTCGATCGACTCAGTAAAGGAGAAGAG attttctttttctgcttcaatTTTCTGAAGCACATCACCTCTGAGGAGTTCTCTGCTCTGAAGTCACAGAG AAGGAAGAGTTTGCCACCTGGCTTCACCCTGGAAGAGATCTGCATGCTCA AGCAGAGAGACCGCGGCAGCACCACAAGCCTGAGCAGTGACTTCTCCCTGGGGATGGAAAGttcccctggagcagctgggagcttCACCTATGAAGCAGTGGAGCTGATGCCAGCAGGATCACAGGCTCAAGCAGCATG GAGGAAGAGCTGTGCATCGTCACCGCAAGCCGTGctctggagcagagcacagcagtcTGAAGACAGGCTGCCTTCCACTGGGATGGTTGAAGTCAAGTCCTCCAGCTCTTCCTCATCAACCCATTCTGATAACTTCCTGAGGATTGGAAGCAGCCCACTAGAAGTGCCCAGAtccag GTTGGAAAAAACTGGGTGCTGGTGGCAAGCAGAGATAGGAATCTGCTGA
- the MTMR14 gene encoding phosphatidylinositol-3,5-bisphosphate 3-phosphatase MTMR14 isoform X3: MTPGAGGRGASRAGGSGGRDDGPAAAVSGAGMAAAAARGCPPAGSGDRSLAELLLEFSRAQYRAKDGGGAAAAKVERIERRCLELFGRDYRYSVIPNVHGEVCAHYPRHIVFLERDAGASRDSCESTVQVGKLQDLINRSKMARCRGRFVCPVILYKGKHICRSATLAGWGELYGRTGYNYIFSGGSDDAWADAEDISEEDSALRNADSQLFDKVRGHDIKLLRYLSVRYICDLMVENKKVKFGLNVTSSEKVDKAQRYADFTLLSIPYPGCEFFKDYKDRDYTAEGLIFNWKQDYVDAPLSIPVSLTQSLNIDWSEYQSWDLVQQTQNYLKLLISIINSDDDSGLLVHCISGWDRTPLFISLLRLSLWADGLIHTSLEPSEILYLTVAYDWFLFGHMLVDRLSKGEEIFFFCFNFLKHITSEEFSALKSQRRKSLPPGFTLEEICMLKQRDRGSTTSLSSDFSLGMESSPGAAGSFTYEAVELMPAGSQAQAAWRKSCASSPQAVLWSRAQQSEDRLPSTGMVEVKSSSSSSSTHSDNFLRIGSSPLEVPRSRLVSASDRESRLEEVRSAFLASYSRTIGLKAVPPNPSGAIGGLLEQFVRGVGLRGSSTL, translated from the exons ATGACGCCGGGAGCGGGCGGAAGGGGCGCGTCGCGGGCGGGCGGAAGCGGCGGGCGGGACGATGGGCCCGCGGCGGCGGTGAGCGGCGCGggcatggcggcggcggcggcccgcGGCTGCCCCCCGGCGGGCTCCGGGGACCGCTCCCTGgccgagctgctgctggagttcTCCCGGGCACAGTACCGCGCCAAGGACGGCGGCGGTGCCGCCGCTGCCAAG GTGGAGCGGATCGAGCGGCGGTGCCTGGAGCTCTTCGGCCGCGATTATCGCTACAGCGTGATCCCCAACGTGCACGGCGAGGTCTGCGCCCACTACCCGCGGCACATCGTCTTCCTGGAGCGCGACGCCGGCGCCAGCCGTGATTC gtgtgagagcactgtgcaggTTGGCAAGCTGCAGGACCTCATCAACCGGAGTAAGATGGCCAGGTGTAGAGGACGCTTTGTTTGCCCAGTCATTCTGTACAAGGGAAAG CATATTTGCAGATCAGCAACACTGGCCGGCTGGGGAGAGCTCTATGGGCGCACTGGCTACAACTATATCTTCTCTG GAGGTTCTGATGATGCTTGGGCAGATGCAGAAGACATTTCCGAGGAAGACTCTGCACTTAG AAATGCAGATTCCCAGCTGTTTGACAAGGTCAGAGGGCACGACATCAAGCTGCTTCGATACCTGTCTGTCCGATACATCTGTGACCTGATGGTGGAAAACAAGAAGGTGAAATTTGGCTTGAA CGTGACGTCTTCTGAGAAGGTGGACAAAGCTCAACGTTATGCTGATTTCACTCTTCTCTCCATCCCATATCCAG GCTGTGAATTTTTTAAGGACTACAAAGACCGGGATTATACAGCTGAAGGTCTCATATTTAACTGGAAACAG GACTATGTAGATGCTCCATTAAGTATCCCAGTCTCTCTGACCCAATCTCTGAATATTGATTGGAGCGAGTACCAG agctgggaccTCGTTCAACAGACACAGAACTACCTGAAGCTGCTGATCTCCATTATCAATAGTGATG ATGACAGCGGGCTCCTGGTGCACTGTATATCCGGCTGGGATCGAACGCCTCTCTTCATCTCCTTATTGCGCCTCTCCTTGTGGGCT GATGGGCTGATCCACACGTCCCTGGAGCCATCCGAGATTCTCTACCTGACAGTGGCCTATGACTGGTTTCTCTTTGG GCACATGTTAGTCGATCGACTCAGTAAAGGAGAAGAG attttctttttctgcttcaatTTTCTGAAGCACATCACCTCTGAGGAGTTCTCTGCTCTGAAGTCACAGAG AAGGAAGAGTTTGCCACCTGGCTTCACCCTGGAAGAGATCTGCATGCTCA AGCAGAGAGACCGCGGCAGCACCACAAGCCTGAGCAGTGACTTCTCCCTGGGGATGGAAAGttcccctggagcagctgggagcttCACCTATGAAGCAGTGGAGCTGATGCCAGCAGGATCACAGGCTCAAGCAGCATG GAGGAAGAGCTGTGCATCGTCACCGCAAGCCGTGctctggagcagagcacagcagtcTGAAGACAGGCTGCCTTCCACTGGGATGGTTGAAGTCAAGTCCTCCAGCTCTTCCTCATCAACCCATTCTGATAACTTCCTGAGGATTGGAAGCAGCCCACTAGAAGTGCCCAGAtccag acTGGTGTCAGCGAGTGACCGTGAGTCTCGTCTGGAGGAAGTGCGTTCTGCCTTTCTAGCAAGCTACAGCCGGACCATCGGCCTAAAGGCCGTGCCCCCCAACCCCTCAGGGGCCATCGGTGGCCTCCTCGAGCAGTTTGTGCGGGGCGTGGGActgagaggcagcagcaccctcTGA
- the MTMR14 gene encoding phosphatidylinositol-3,5-bisphosphate 3-phosphatase MTMR14 isoform X2 gives MTPGAGGRGASRAGGSGGRDDGPAAAVSGAGMAAAAARGCPPAGSGDRSLAELLLEFSRAQYRAKDGGGAAAAKVERIERRCLELFGRDYRYSVIPNVHGEVCAHYPRHIVFLERDAGASRDSCESTVQVGKLQDLINRSKMARCRGRFVCPVILYKGKHICRSATLAGWGELYGRTGYNYIFSGGSDDAWADAEDISEEDSALRNADSQLFDKVRGHDIKLLRYLSVRYICDLMVENKKVKFGLNVTSSEKVDKAQRYADFTLLSIPYPGCEFFKDYKDRDYTAEGLIFNWKQDYVDAPLSIPVSLTQSLNIDWSEYQSWDLVQQTQNYLKLLISIINSDDDSGLLVHCISGWDRTPLFISLLRLSLWADGLIHTSLEPSEILYLTVAYDWFLFGHMLVDRLSKGEEHITSEEFSALKSQRRKSLPPGFTLEEICMLKQRDRGSTTSLSSDFSLGMESSPGAAGSFTYEAVELMPAGSQAQAAWRKSCASSPQAVLWSRAQQSEDRLPSTGMVEVKSSSSSSSTHSDNFLRIGSSPLEVPRSRSADHSLPGSSVSTDFGSWQMVTGCGSIREQAILNADASLPCSFPDEFSNTCLLVSASDRESRLEEVRSAFLASYSRTIGLKAVPPNPSGAIGGLLEQFVRGVGLRGSSTL, from the exons ATGACGCCGGGAGCGGGCGGAAGGGGCGCGTCGCGGGCGGGCGGAAGCGGCGGGCGGGACGATGGGCCCGCGGCGGCGGTGAGCGGCGCGggcatggcggcggcggcggcccgcGGCTGCCCCCCGGCGGGCTCCGGGGACCGCTCCCTGgccgagctgctgctggagttcTCCCGGGCACAGTACCGCGCCAAGGACGGCGGCGGTGCCGCCGCTGCCAAG GTGGAGCGGATCGAGCGGCGGTGCCTGGAGCTCTTCGGCCGCGATTATCGCTACAGCGTGATCCCCAACGTGCACGGCGAGGTCTGCGCCCACTACCCGCGGCACATCGTCTTCCTGGAGCGCGACGCCGGCGCCAGCCGTGATTC gtgtgagagcactgtgcaggTTGGCAAGCTGCAGGACCTCATCAACCGGAGTAAGATGGCCAGGTGTAGAGGACGCTTTGTTTGCCCAGTCATTCTGTACAAGGGAAAG CATATTTGCAGATCAGCAACACTGGCCGGCTGGGGAGAGCTCTATGGGCGCACTGGCTACAACTATATCTTCTCTG GAGGTTCTGATGATGCTTGGGCAGATGCAGAAGACATTTCCGAGGAAGACTCTGCACTTAG AAATGCAGATTCCCAGCTGTTTGACAAGGTCAGAGGGCACGACATCAAGCTGCTTCGATACCTGTCTGTCCGATACATCTGTGACCTGATGGTGGAAAACAAGAAGGTGAAATTTGGCTTGAA CGTGACGTCTTCTGAGAAGGTGGACAAAGCTCAACGTTATGCTGATTTCACTCTTCTCTCCATCCCATATCCAG GCTGTGAATTTTTTAAGGACTACAAAGACCGGGATTATACAGCTGAAGGTCTCATATTTAACTGGAAACAG GACTATGTAGATGCTCCATTAAGTATCCCAGTCTCTCTGACCCAATCTCTGAATATTGATTGGAGCGAGTACCAG agctgggaccTCGTTCAACAGACACAGAACTACCTGAAGCTGCTGATCTCCATTATCAATAGTGATG ATGACAGCGGGCTCCTGGTGCACTGTATATCCGGCTGGGATCGAACGCCTCTCTTCATCTCCTTATTGCGCCTCTCCTTGTGGGCT GATGGGCTGATCCACACGTCCCTGGAGCCATCCGAGATTCTCTACCTGACAGTGGCCTATGACTGGTTTCTCTTTGG GCACATGTTAGTCGATCGACTCAGTAAAGGAGAAGAG CACATCACCTCTGAGGAGTTCTCTGCTCTGAAGTCACAGAG AAGGAAGAGTTTGCCACCTGGCTTCACCCTGGAAGAGATCTGCATGCTCA AGCAGAGAGACCGCGGCAGCACCACAAGCCTGAGCAGTGACTTCTCCCTGGGGATGGAAAGttcccctggagcagctgggagcttCACCTATGAAGCAGTGGAGCTGATGCCAGCAGGATCACAGGCTCAAGCAGCATG GAGGAAGAGCTGTGCATCGTCACCGCAAGCCGTGctctggagcagagcacagcagtcTGAAGACAGGCTGCCTTCCACTGGGATGGTTGAAGTCAAGTCCTCCAGCTCTTCCTCATCAACCCATTCTGATAACTTCCTGAGGATTGGAAGCAGCCCACTAGAAGTGCCCAGAtccag ATCGGCGGACCATTCTCTGCCCGGATCTTCCGTTTCCACAGACTTTGGCAGCTGGCAGATGGTGACAGGGTGTGGCAGTATTCGGGAGCAGGCAATCCTGAACGCAGACGCCTCTCTCCCTTGCAGCTTCCCGGATGAGTTCTCTAACACTTGCCT acTGGTGTCAGCGAGTGACCGTGAGTCTCGTCTGGAGGAAGTGCGTTCTGCCTTTCTAGCAAGCTACAGCCGGACCATCGGCCTAAAGGCCGTGCCCCCCAACCCCTCAGGGGCCATCGGTGGCCTCCTCGAGCAGTTTGTGCGGGGCGTGGGActgagaggcagcagcaccctcTGA